GGGCCAGGAACTGCCGACGCGTTGGCTCGAGCGCGCCGCGGAGAAGAAACTGCCTGTCTTGCGCAGCAAACTGGCGACGACCGCCTTTCTCAGCCGTCTCTCGGCATTTCTCGAAGAACGCCTCGCGCCGCGTACGACCGTGCATGCGGTCTTAGTGGATGTTTCCGGCATGGGGATCATGATTACCGGCGACAGCGGCATCGGCAAGAGCGAAACGGCGCTCGAACTGATTAAACGCGGCCATCGCCTGGTTGCCGACGATGCGGTCGAGATCACGCGCAGCGAAGAATATACTTTGACCGGACGCGCGCCCGAAGTGCTGCGTTATGTGATGGAGGTGCGCGGTCTCGGCATTCTCGATGTCAGCCGCCTCTTCGGCATCAGCGCGGTGCGCGAACGTCACCGCATCCATATGATTATCAACCTCGAAGAATGGCAGGATGGCCGCTATTATGACCGCCTTGGCGTCGACGAGGAGACGCGCGAGATTCTCGGCGTCAAGTTGCCCTGTAAAACCGTCCCGGTGCGCCCAGGACGCAATATCGCGAGTATCATCGAGGTCGCAGCGATGAACCAGCGCTTGAAAGATACCGGCTATGACGGTGCGCGCGAATTTATCAGCCGCCAGCAGGCGCTCTGCAAAAAAGACGATTAAAAAATAAAATGTAAAATACGAGAATAGTGTTGACGGATTATGAATGTTCCTGTATAATCATATCTTGTCAGCAGGTACTGACACATGACCTACTAGCTCAGTTGGTAGAGCACCTGACTTTTAAT
Above is a window of Azotosporobacter soli DNA encoding:
- the hprK gene encoding HPr(Ser) kinase/phosphatase; this translates as MEALTVKEMAAAMKLELLITEADMTRAVTVADVNRPGLVLTGYADYYDAKRVQLMGHTELDFLAAQGEEIAYKRWHDLTELGFPCLVVSAGQELPTRWLERAAEKKLPVLRSKLATTAFLSRLSAFLEERLAPRTTVHAVLVDVSGMGIMITGDSGIGKSETALELIKRGHRLVADDAVEITRSEEYTLTGRAPEVLRYVMEVRGLGILDVSRLFGISAVRERHRIHMIINLEEWQDGRYYDRLGVDEETREILGVKLPCKTVPVRPGRNIASIIEVAAMNQRLKDTGYDGAREFISRQQALCKKDD